The nucleotide sequence NNNNNNNNNNNNNNNNNNNNNNNNNNNNNNGCCTTTCGGCCGCTGATGAGGCCCATGCCGCCCGCGCGCTTGTTGATGACGGCCGTCCGCGCGGCCTCGGCGAAGTCGTTCTCGCCGCTCGCCCCGCCCGAGTTGATGAGCGGCGCGCGCCCCATGTAGCAGTTGGCGACCTGATAGCGCGTCATCTCGATCAAGTGGTCGGCCGGCGTCAGCTCCGAGTACACCTTCTTGTGCGTCTTGCCGAACTTGAGCGCGTTGTAGCCGCCGTTGGTCTCGGGCAGCTTCTGCTTGATGATGTCGGCCTCGATCGTGACGCCCAGGTGGTTCGCCTGTCCGGTGAGGTCGGCGGCCACGTGGTAGTCCTTGTCGGCGGTCTTGAACGCCGGGTTGCGCAGGTAGCACCAGAGTACCGTCACGAGACCGAGCTCGTGCGCCCGCGCGAAGGCCTCCGATACCTCCTGAATCTGCCGCGTCGACTCCTCCGACCCGAAGTAGATGGTCGCCCCGACGGCCGCGGCGCCGAGCTCGAAGGCCTGCTCGACACTCGCGAACATGATCTGATCGTAGCGGTTCGGGTAGCTGATGAACTCGTTGTGATTGAGCTTCACCAGGAACGGAATCCGGTGCGCGTACCTGCGAGAGCAGGCCCCGAGCACGCCGAGCGTCGACGCCACCGCGTTGCAGCCGCCCTCGACCGCGAGCTTCACGATGTTCTCGGGGTCGAAGTACTCCGGGTTCGGCGCGAAGCTCGCCCCGGCCGAGTGCTCGATGCCCTGGTCGACGGGCAGGATCGAGACGTACCCGGTGCCGGCCAGCCGGCCGGTGTCGAGGATCGCCTGGAAGTTGCGCATGACCTGCGGCGACCGGTCGGACGTGGCGAGGATCCGGTCGACGAAGTCGGGGCCGGGCAGGTGCAGCTGGCTCTTCTCGATGCCTTGCGCCGTGTAGCCGAGCAGCGCGTCGGCTTCCGGGCCGAGCAGCTCGTGGATCTTGGTGGTGACGGTGCTCACGACGGTTCTCCTTGAGGCGGGATGGGCAATGACGAGCGATGAAGACATGGGCGGTCCGGCGGCCGGCCGGCCCGCTTTCGGGAAGCATAACACGCCGCTTGCGGCCCTCAGAAGAGCGTCTGCTGGCTGTCGCCAGCCGCGTCGAGGTTCCCGGCCGGCCTGCCGGTGACGAGCCGCCCGACCTGCCCCGCCTCGATGCGCGGCACCCCCTCGGCCACGAGCCGGGCCGTGCCCTGCTGGGCCTCGGGCCAGCCGGCCCCGTCGCCCGTGCCGCCGGGCGCCGCCTCCGGCAGCGTCGCCCACACGGGCACCCCCAGCGCGCGCGCAAAGCGCACCGTGTGCAGGGTGCCACCGGTCAGGCCGGTCTCGATGACGACCACCGCGGCCGACAACGCGGCCTGCAGGCGGTCGCGCTCGACGAAGAACGTCGCGTGCGGTCGCGTTCCCGGCGGGTACTCGCTGATGAGCGCGCCGCCGGCGCCGATCATCCGCTCGGCGAGGACGTGATTCGACGGAGGGTAGACGAGGTCGAGTCCCGACGGGAGCGTGGCCCACGTGACGCCGCCCGCCGCCACCGTGGCCTCGTGCGCCGCGGTGTCGATGCCCCACGCCAGGCCCGACACGACGGTCGCTCCCACGGCCACGGCCGCCTCGGCGGCGATCTGGGCCTGCTCGATGCCCCAGACGGTCGGCTCGCGCGTGCCGACGATCGCCACCCGCGGCGCGTCGACCGCTCGGTGGCCGCCGTGGACGAAGAGCAGCGCCGGCGGATCGTCGAGCCGCATCAGGCCGGAGGGGTAATCGGCGGCGTCGATGATCCAGAGCCGCCAGTCGCGCCGCAGGCAGGTGTCGACGAGACGGGACGCGGCGTCCCAGGCGCGATCGACCGCCGCGGCCTCGATTGGGCGCAGTTTGAGACCGCTGGCGGCGACGCGCACGAACTCCGCGACGTCGGTCGCCGAGGTGGGTGTATGCCCGGCCCGGCGCTGCAGCAGCGTCCGCAGCCGTCGACGGCCCACACCCGGCAGGGCGGAGAGCGCGAGGGCGAATCGGGCCTCGGCGTGCACGGTCGGTCTCTCGAGTCTCTCCCAGATTATAGGGTCCGCCCCATCGCCGAGGCGACCTGGGACAGCACGACGGCTGCGGCCGCGACGACGTTCAGCGAGTCGGCCCGCGGCGCCATCGGCACGCGCACGACCGAGGTCGCCACCGCGCGCGTCGACGCCGCCAGCCCGTGGCCCTCGTGGCCGACGACGAGAACGAGGCGCGTCGGGGACGCGCCGCCACGTTCGCGCCAGGCACCTGTCGCTTCCCCATCGGGCGACAGGCCAACGACGTCGAAACCCTCCTCGAGCAGGCCGACGAGCGTCGCAGAGAGGTTGGCGGCCTGCACGAACGGCACCTCGAACACGCCGCCCATCGACGTTCTGACCGCCTTCCGGTAGAACGGGTCGACGCACCCGGGCCCGACGACCACGGCATCGACGCCAAACGCGCGGGCGCAGCGGAACAGCCCGCCGACGTTGTCGGCGCTGGCCACGCCGTCGAGCGCCAGCACCAGGGCCGACGCTTCTCCGCCCGGGACCACGGTCTCGAGCCGGACGGGTGCCGGACGACGTCCGAGCGCCAGACAGCCGCGGTGGATGTTGAAGCCGGCCACCTCCGAGAACACGGCCGGGGGCGCGACGAAGACGGGCAGGTTCAGCCGCTCGCTCTCGAGCAGGTCGGCCAGCGCCGAGCGGGCGGTGGGCGTGACGAACACCGACTCGACCTCCAAGCGCGCCGACTCGAGCAGGCGGCGCACGACCAGGCGCCCTTCCGCGACGAAGCGTCCCGCCGTGCCAACGAGCGCAGGCTCGGCCACGCCTCGATACAGCGCCACCCTGGGGTCGCCGGCGTGGTCGATGGCGATGTCCGGCATCGGGTCGGGAACGTCGCCGGGGCTACCCCTCCGTGCCGGGGCCGCGGTGCGCGACCGCGCGCGGCGCTGGAGCGGGCGTGAGAGCCTCGCACACGCTGGCGAACCGGAACCCGCGGGCCTTGAGGGCCGGCACGATCGCGGCGGTGGCGTCGACGGCGTACTGCCGGTCCGGCCGCGGGTCGACGTGGTGCCCGTCGTGGATGACGACGATCAGTCCGTCGGAGGCGCGGTCGATGATCCGCCCGGCGAGGCTCCCGGCCGATTTCGGTCGGAACCAGTTGAAGTCCCACGCCATCCAGCCCCAGCCGACGAGTTGATGATCGATGCGGGCGAGGCCGCGCAGCATCGACCGGCTGCGCCAGCCGGCGTGCGGGCGGAACGCCGGGCACGGCCGCTCGCCAGCCATCGACTCGATGCGGTCGCCGACGCCCTCGACCCACGCGGCGAGCTCCGCGGGCAGCATCGTCGTCGGACGCCGAGAGTTGGCGTGGACCGCCACGCCGTGCCCCTCGGCGAACATGCGCCGGACGAGGGGGGCGGTGTCGGCGGTCACGTGCTCGTCAATCAGGAAGAAGGTGGCCCGCGCGTCTTCGCGCGCCAGCACGTCGAGCAGCGCCCCGGTGGCGGTCGGGTTGGGCCCGTCGTCGTAGGTCAGATAGACCGTGGGGGCCGCGGGATTGCGGGGCATCCGCCACACGACCCGGTCGGGCGCGAAGGCGTCGAGCAGCAGGGGAAACGGCGCGACGTGCGAGACGACCAGCAGGCCGAAGAGAATGGTGACGAAGATCATCGAGCGACCGCCACCCCGCAGGTTGCGTTCGTGAGGCGGCCGTCGATGCCGAAGACGTCGATGGCCGGAGCGAGGCTGACGTCGACGCTCGCCTCGCCGACCACTTCGTGACGTCGGTCAGCAGGCGCGGAGGGCGCCGGCCCGCTGCCTGCCAGCGTGGCGTCGAGCCAGGTGACCAACGGACGTCGCATGTCCCAGCATCGCACGACTCGCGAACCGACGCCAGCCGGCATGCGCCGCCGGCCCCGGTGTCGTGCCAGCCTCCCGGTGCATTGACGCGCGCCACCCCCTGGACGACGATAGAAGTCGTGGCGACCGGCATCGAGATCTTCGGCGACATCGACTCGAGGTCGCTCGCACAGCTCGAGCGTTGTCGCACGGTCGAGCGCGACCCGCCCGCGGCCTTGTGCGCCGACCATCATCTCGGCTATTCGATGCCGATTGGCGGTGTCGTCGGTTACCGCCAGCACGTCAGCCCGAGCGCGGTGGGCTTCGACATCGCCTGCGGCAACCTGGCCGTACGAACGCCACTCCGTGCGGCCGACCTGCGGCCCGACCTGCCGCGGATCATGGACGCCATCTGGCGGCGCATCTCGTTCGGCATCGGTCGCGCCAACCGCGAGGTCGTCGACAGCCCGGTGCTCGAGCGCGTCGCCGGCAGCCCGGTGTCGGGCCAGCGTCGCCTGCTCGACGTGGCCCGCGAACAGCTCGGCACCGTGGGCGCCGGCAACCACTACGTGGATCTGTTCGAGGACGAAGCCGGGTGGCTGTGGGTCGGCGTGCACTTCGGCAGCCGCGGCTTCGGCTTCAAGACCGCGACGGGGTTCTTCGCGCTCGCCGCCAACCGGGCGTTCGACGCGCACGTCCCACAGGCCGGCATGGACGCGCCGCCCGTCGTGCTCCGTCTCGACACCCCCCTCGGCCAGGACTACCTCGCCGCCATGGAGATCGCCGGTGAGTACGCCTACGCGGGCCGCGAGTGGGTCGTCGACACCATCGTGTCCCGAGTACTCGGCACGACGGTGACCGACCGCGTGCACAACCACCACAACTTCGCCTGGCGCGAGCAGCATGGCGGCGAGTGGCTGTGGGTGCACCGCAAGGGCGCGACGCCAGCGTTTCCTGGCCAGCGCGGGTTCGTCGGCGCGACGATGGGCGAGCCGGCGGTGATCCTGCGTGGGGTCGACCACCGGCGGAGCCGTCGAGCGCTCTACTCCACCGTGCACGGTGCCGGACGCGTGATGTCGCGGACGGCCGCCGCAGGCAAGTACAAGGGATGGGGTGCGAAGCGCCGCCAGGTGTCGCGCGGGGTGGTCGACTTCGCGAAGTGGAAGCGCCGGATGCGCGATCTCGGCATCGAGCTGCGCGGGGGTGCGGCCGACGAGGCGCCCGAGTGCTACAAGCGCCTCGACGAGGTGCTCGGGGCACATGAGGGGACGATTGAGATCGAACACCGGCTCACGCCGATCGGCGTGGCCATGGCCGGACCGGATGTCTTCGATCCGTACAAGGACTGACGGGGGGCTGGTCCTTGGTTGTTGGTTCTTGGTTCTGGTCAGGCCTGCAGCCTGTCGCCTGCAGCCCGCAGCCTGTCGCCTGAAGGAGTTCCCATGCTGCGTGTGGTCGAACGGGTCCTCGGCGAGGGCGCCCTCGTGCAGAACGGCAAGGTCGTCCTGCGGGCCGGCTACGAGCTGACCCTCTATCGCGAGTGGACGCCGAGGGGGACCGAGCTGGTCGCCGGGTCCTTCCAGGTCGAGGGCCATCTCCTGGCATCGCCAGACGGCCTCGAGCCGTTGCTCGGTGTCGCCAGCGTGCTGACCCTGCGTCTCGACGAACGCCGGGCCGTCGATCTCTACGTCGTCAACCCGGACGGCTTGATCACGAGCGCCGACGACCGTGGGTTCTACGAGGTCGCCGGGTGACCACGGCGCGCTCGGCGCACGTCGGCCCGCTCGGGATCGCCGTGGCGCTCCTGATCGTGGTGGCACCCGCACGGGCCCAGGACGTGCCCGTCGCGGTCCGCGCCTCCGTCGAGTGGATCACGGCCGTGCGCGGTGTGGCGCCCGCCCACGCGCCGCTCAATCCGACCGCTGTCATCCTCGGCGTGCCGCAGTTGGGCGTCGTCAACGAGTGGCGACCCAACGTCCGCGTCGAGGTCGGCCCCCGCCTCCAGATCGTGGCCAGGCCCCGGTTGCGCGTGACGAGCGACACGGTCTGGCAGGGTGGGCGCGAGGGGGTGACGGCAAACGACGTCACCGCCAACTGGACCGAACTCTACGCCGACTGGAAGCCGAGCGACTGGCTCGGCGTCGGCTACGGGCTGCAGAACTACCAGTGGGGGCCGGCGGAGCTCGTCGGCCCGAGCAACCGCCTGTTCCACGAGGTCGCGCTCTTCCGCGACGCGCTGTACTACGTGAAGGGTCGACACCTCGCCAGGGTCAACCTCTCGTTCGGGCGGCAGTGGAGCATCGTCTCGCTGGCGGAGGTCGGCGCCGTCTCCGACGTCGAGTTCACCGCGGGCGAGCCATTCGCGCGGAGCGGCCAGGTGAAGGCCGAGTTCGCTACCGCGTCGGGCTCGGGGTACGTCGGCGTCACCGTCGGCGGCCGGGACGGCGCGCGACCGTGGGTCGGTGAGTACTTCTCGATGGAACTTGCCGGCGGCTGGTCCGTCTACGCCGACGTCGTCCACCGACGCGGGTCGCGAGCCTGGTATCCGCGTGAGGCCTCGCAGGAGCGTACAGTGTTCGTGCGCGACGAGGTCGACGCGTCCGGCGTCAGAACCTTCGGGGTCGCCGGCGTGCGCTACGCGTTCGTCGCCGGCACCGACGCCCGCGTCGAGTTCGTGCACCAGGAGGCGGGCTGGTCGCGAAGGCAGATCGACCTCGCCGCCCTGGCTGCGGCCTCGAGGGCGCCGGGTGATGCCGCCGGGCCGTACGCGCTGCCGGGCATCGAGTTCCTGGGCCGCCGTCTGCTGCTCGGCAGCGTGCGACTGCCCGACGTCGGCCCGGGCAAGCGCGTCGACCTGCAGGCGCGCCACCTGCGATCGATCACCGACGACTCGTCGGTGACGTTCGTCAACGCCACGGTCGATGCGACCGACGCGCTCGTGGTGTTCGTCTCGGCGTCGACGACGGCTGGCAACGCGACGGCGGAGTTCTCGCGCTTCGTCCGGGGCGCACTGGTCGTCGGCGCGGTCCACACGTGGTAGGCACACGGTACGGTATGTCGTTCATCACCCTTCAGGACGTGCACAAGACCTACCGGCTCGGCGAGACGCTGGTACCCGCGCTGCGCGGGGCGTCGCTCGAGCTGCGACGGGGCGAGTTCACGGCGCTCGTGGGCCCTTCGGGCTCCGGCAAGAGCACGCTGCTCAACATGGTCGGCTGCATCGACGAGCCCGATCGCGGAGCCGTCTTCGTCGAGGGCCGGGACGTCGCGCATCTCTCCGACGACGAGCGCAGCCGGCTGCGCAACGAGAAGATCGGGTTCATCTTCCAGTCGTTCAACCTGATCCCCGTCCTCGATGTCTACGAGAACGTGGAACTCCCGCTGCTCATCAACGACCGCATCCCGCCCGGCGAGCGCCGCGATCGCGTCACGCAGGCCATCCGCGACGTCGAGCTCGAGACCTTCGCGCGGCAGCTCCCCGACAAGCTGTCGGGCGGCCAGCGCCAGCGCGTGGCCATCGCGCGCGCGCTGGTGACCTCGCCGCTGCTGGTGCTCGCCGACGAGCCGACCGCCAACCTCGACTCCGGCACGACGCACCGGATCATCGATCTGATGCTCGCGTTGAACGACGCGCGGGGTGTCACGTTCTTCTTCTCGACGCACGACGAGAAGCTCATGTCGCGTGTCGCGCGCATCGTCCACATCTCCGATGGCGCGATCGTGCCGGCCCTCGAGTCGCAGCCCGTATGAGCCCCCTCTGGCGGCTGTCGCTTCGCAACCTCTCGCGCAACCGGCGGCGCAACCTGGCCACGGCGTCGGCCGTCGCGCTCGGTTACGCCGCGCTGATCCTGATTGGCGCCTGGGTCACACGGGTCGAGTCGTTCCTGCGCGTGAACGCCATCTACCTTCAGCATCACGGGCACGTGGCGGTGTTCCAGGCCGAGGGCCTCGAGAAGGCGGCCGCCCGGCCGGCGCGGTACAGCCTGACGGCCGCCGACCAGGCGCAGGTTCTCGAGGCCATCGGAGGCGACCCGCGCGTCGAGTTCACCGGCCGGTACCTGCGCGGCATGGGGCTCGCCGGCAACGGCTGCCGGACGGTGCCGTTTGTCGGCATCGGCGTCGAGCTCGACGTCTACCGCAGGGCGATTGCGCACCCCGAGGTGCTCAGGGTCAACCCGGAGTTCGCCGTGCCCCTTCGCGGCCGCCCCCTGCCCGAGTATCGCGCCGTCCGCGGGGCGGTGGGGCTTGCCTCCGGGCTGGCGCGACTGCTCAACAAGCCCCGCGTTCACGACGACTTCCCGCCCGACGCCGAGCTGATCCTGGTTCCCGACTGCACCGCACCCGACGCGGCGGCCCAGGTCGCCTCCGACGCCAACGTGCAGCTCGCCGGCCTCTCGTTCGACGGCTCGCTCGCCGCCGTCGACGGCGAGGTCGTCAACATCTTTCGGACGCCGTCGATCGACACCGAGGACCAGACGGTGCTGACGTCGCTCGAGACGTTGCAGGAGCTCTACGGGACCGACGCCGTCACCTACCTCGCCGTGTACCTGCGCGACGGGCGGGAGACGGCGACGTTTGCCGCCGATCTCGCACGACGCCTCGAGAGCGCCGGCGTGGCCTCGGCCGTGTACGCCTACGACGACGATCGGCTCAATCCGTTCTACGTCGGCACGATGGCGTTTCTCGCGTCGCTCGTCACCTTCATCGCGTTTCTCGTCACCTCGGTGGTCGCGCTCGGCGTCATGAACGCGATGACCCTGACGATGCTCGAGCGCACGCAGGAGATGGGCACCTTTCGCGCGCTCGGGTACCGGCGCCGCCACCTCCTCGGGCTGTACGTCCGCGAGAGCGTGCTGCTCGCCGCCGCGGCGCTCGCGGCCGGCCTCGTGCTGGCGTACGCCGCGTCGGCGCTCGTCAACGCGCTCGATCTGCGGATCAGCCCGCCCGGCGTGCCCGGCACGCTGCGCGTGTACATCATGCCGGGCGCCGGCGTCGCTCTCGCCGCGGCAGCGCTGTTGCTGCCGTTGACGAGCCTGGTGACGTGGCTCGTCGTCCGGCGGCGCGCGCGGCTCGAGA is from Acidobacteriota bacterium and encodes:
- a CDS encoding RNA methyltransferase — protein: MPDIAIDHAGDPRVALYRGVAEPALVGTAGRFVAEGRLVVRRLLESARLEVESVFVTPTARSALADLLESERLNLPVFVAPPAVFSEVAGFNIHRGCLALGRRPAPVRLETVVPGGEASALVLALDGVASADNVGGLFRCARAFGVDAVVVGPGCVDPFYRKAVRTSMGGVFEVPFVQAANLSATLVGLLEEGFDVVGLSPDGEATGAWRERGGASPTRLVLVVGHEGHGLAASTRAVATSVVRVPMAPRADSLNVVAAAAVVLSQVASAMGRTL
- a CDS encoding DNA-protecting protein DprA, with the translated sequence MHAEARFALALSALPGVGRRRLRTLLQRRAGHTPTSATDVAEFVRVAASGLKLRPIEAAAVDRAWDAASRLVDTCLRRDWRLWIIDAADYPSGLMRLDDPPALLFVHGGHRAVDAPRVAIVGTREPTVWGIEQAQIAAEAAVAVGATVVSGLAWGIDTAAHEATVAAGGVTWATLPSGLDLVYPPSNHVLAERMIGAGGALISEYPPGTRPHATFFVERDRLQAALSAAVVVIETGLTGGTLHTVRFARALGVPVWATLPEAAPGGTGDGAGWPEAQQGTARLVAEGVPRIEAGQVGRLVTGRPAGNLDAAGDSQQTLF
- a CDS encoding RtcB family protein, with protein sequence MEVVATGIEIFGDIDSRSLAQLERCRTVERDPPAALCADHHLGYSMPIGGVVGYRQHVSPSAVGFDIACGNLAVRTPLRAADLRPDLPRIMDAIWRRISFGIGRANREVVDSPVLERVAGSPVSGQRRLLDVAREQLGTVGAGNHYVDLFEDEAGWLWVGVHFGSRGFGFKTATGFFALAANRAFDAHVPQAGMDAPPVVLRLDTPLGQDYLAAMEIAGEYAYAGREWVVDTIVSRVLGTTVTDRVHNHHNFAWREQHGGEWLWVHRKGATPAFPGQRGFVGATMGEPAVILRGVDHRRSRRALYSTVHGAGRVMSRTAAAGKYKGWGAKRRQVSRGVVDFAKWKRRMRDLGIELRGGAADEAPECYKRLDEVLGAHEGTIEIEHRLTPIGVAMAGPDVFDPYKD
- a CDS encoding FtsX-like permease family protein, with the protein product MSPLWRLSLRNLSRNRRRNLATASAVALGYAALILIGAWVTRVESFLRVNAIYLQHHGHVAVFQAEGLEKAAARPARYSLTAADQAQVLEAIGGDPRVEFTGRYLRGMGLAGNGCRTVPFVGIGVELDVYRRAIAHPEVLRVNPEFAVPLRGRPLPEYRAVRGAVGLASGLARLLNKPRVHDDFPPDAELILVPDCTAPDAAAQVASDANVQLAGLSFDGSLAAVDGEVVNIFRTPSIDTEDQTVLTSLETLQELYGTDAVTYLAVYLRDGRETATFAADLARRLESAGVASAVYAYDDDRLNPFYVGTMAFLASLVTFIAFLVTSVVALGVMNAMTLTMLERTQEMGTFRALGYRRRHLLGLYVRESVLLAAAALAAGLVLAYAASALVNALDLRISPPGVPGTLRVYIMPGAGVALAAAALLLPLTSLVTWLVVRRRARLETATLLTMATA
- a CDS encoding polysaccharide deacetylase family protein, whose product is MIFVTILFGLLVVSHVAPFPLLLDAFAPDRVVWRMPRNPAAPTVYLTYDDGPNPTATGALLDVLAREDARATFFLIDEHVTADTAPLVRRMFAEGHGVAVHANSRRPTTMLPAELAAWVEGVGDRIESMAGERPCPAFRPHAGWRSRSMLRGLARIDHQLVGWGWMAWDFNWFRPKSAGSLAGRIIDRASDGLIVVIHDGHHVDPRPDRQYAVDATAAIVPALKARGFRFASVCEALTPAPAPRAVAHRGPGTEG
- a CDS encoding class I fructose-bisphosphate aldolase: MSSSLVIAHPASRRTVVSTVTTKIHELLGPEADALLGYTAQGIEKSQLHLPGPDFVDRILATSDRSPQVMRNFQAILDTGRLAGTGYVSILPVDQGIEHSAGASFAPNPEYFDPENIVKLAVEGGCNAVASTLGVLGACSRRYAHRIPFLVKLNHNEFISYPNRYDQIMFASVEQAFELGAAAVGATIYFGSEESTRQIQEVSEAFARAHELGLVTVLWCYLRNPAFKTADKDYHVAADLTGQANHLGVTIEADIIKQKLPETNGGYNALKFGKTHKKVYSELTPADHLIEMTRYQVANCYMGRAPLINSGGASGENDFAEAARTAVINKRAGGMGLISGRKA
- a CDS encoding ABC transporter ATP-binding protein, which produces MSFITLQDVHKTYRLGETLVPALRGASLELRRGEFTALVGPSGSGKSTLLNMVGCIDEPDRGAVFVEGRDVAHLSDDERSRLRNEKIGFIFQSFNLIPVLDVYENVELPLLINDRIPPGERRDRVTQAIRDVELETFARQLPDKLSGGQRQRVAIARALVTSPLLVLADEPTANLDSGTTHRIIDLMLALNDARGVTFFFSTHDEKLMSRVARIVHISDGAIVPALESQPV